One genomic segment of Nerophis lumbriciformis linkage group LG20, RoL_Nlum_v2.1, whole genome shotgun sequence includes these proteins:
- the LOC133619297 gene encoding uncharacterized protein: MRTHTDNKHSECSKRKKGKIHFSCSICAKSCTQNSKLTLHMRTHTGEKPFNCSICGKNFSFKCTLTEHMRTHTGEKPFKCTVCGKSFSAKRNLTEHMRTHTGEKPFNCSVCGKSFSVKSNLTQHMRTHTGLRPFNCSVCGKSFPQNSSLCQHMTTHAGERTFTCSVCGKIFSFRRNLTQHMRTHTGEKTFKCSVCGKSFSVKRNLSEHMKTHTGEKTFTCSVCGKIFSFKRNLTQHIRTHTGEKPFNCSICDKNFLFKCTLTDHMRTHTGEKPFKCSVCGKSFSAQGSLPQHMRTHTGEKPFNCSVCCKGFSVKSNLTEHMRTHTAEKPFNCSVCGKSFSVKRYLTEHMGTHTGLRPFNCSGCGKSFHQNSSLWRHMRTHAGEKPFNCSVCCKGFSVKSNLTEHMRTHTAEKPFNCSVCGKSFSVKRYLTGHMGTHTGLRSFNCSVCGKSFNQNSSLWRHMRTHAGEKNI; the protein is encoded by the coding sequence atgaggactcacactgacaacaaacactctgaatgctctaagAGGAAGAAAGGTAAAATACATTTCAGTTGTTCAATTTGTGCTAAGAGCTGTACTCAAAACAGCAAGTTGACtctgcacatgagaacacacacaggtgaaaaaccatttaactgttcgatttgtggtaaaaactttTCTTTTAAGTGCACTTTGACTGAacatatgagaacacacacaggagaaaaaccatttaaatgtacagtttgtggcaaaagcttttctgctAAGAggaatttgactgaacacatgagaacacacacaggagaaaaaccatttaattgttcagtttgtggcaaaagcttttctgttaagagtaatttgactcaacacatgagaacacacacaggactaagaccatttaattgttctgtttgtggtaaaagctttccTCAAAACAGCTCTTTgtgtcaacacatgacaacacacgCAGGAGAAAGAACATttacttgttcagtttgtgggAAAATATTTTCTTTTAGGAGGAATTTGacccaacacatgagaacacacacaggagaaaaaacatttaagtgttcagtttgtggcaaaagcttttctgttaaaCGTAATTTGAGtgaacacatgaaaacacacacgggagaaaaaacttttacttgttcagtttgtggtaaaatattttcttttaagaggaatttgactcaacacataagaacacacacaggtgaaaaaccatttaactgtTCGATTTGTGATAAAAACTTTCTTTTTAAGTGCACTTTGACTgaccacatgagaacacacacaggtgaaaaaccatttaaatgttcagtttgtggcaaaagcttttctgctCAGGGGAGTTTGCCGCAacatatgagaacacacacaggagaaaaaccatttaactgtTCAGTTTGTTGCAAAGGCTTTTCTGTCAAGAgtaatttgactgaacacatgagaacacacacagctgaaaaaccatttaattgttcagtttgtggcaaaagcttttctgttaagagatatttgactgaacacatgggaACACACACTGGACTaagaccatttaattgttcaggtTGTGGTAAAAGCTTTCATCAAAACAGCTCTTTGtggcgacacatgagaacacacgctggagaaaaaccatttaactgtTCAGTTTGTTGCAAAGGCTTTTCTGTCAAGAgtaatttgactgaacacatgcgAACACACACAgctgaaaaaccatttaattgttcagtttgtggcaaaagcttttctgttaagagaTATTTGACTGGACACATGGGAACACACACTGGACTAAgatcatttaattgttcagtttgtggtaaaagctttaaTCAAAACAGCTCTTTGtggcgacacatgagaacacacgctggagaaaaaaacatttag